In Streptomyces chartreusis, the following proteins share a genomic window:
- a CDS encoding S8 family peptidase — protein sequence MAQLRSKNFRFAAITGLATAALVGGLTALPAQAAPAEGKVLAAGSPTAVKDSYIVTLKRSAGLKAASGAGKSLVKEYGGSVDKTFGTALNGYSATLSATEARRLAADPAVASVEQNQRVRLADTTQTSAPWGLDRIDQAALPLSGTYTYPDSAGSGVTAYVIDTGVRITHQQISGRAAYGYDAVDGDTTASDGNGHGTHVATTIAGSTYGVAKKANIVAVRVLDNSGSGTTAGVIAGIDWVTANHSGPSVANMSLGGSASTSLDTAVANSIASGVTYAVAAGNSSANASSYSPARVATAITVGATTSSDARASYSNYGSVLDIFAPGSSIIAGYNTSDTATATLSGTSMATPHVAGAAAVYLASHTSATPAAVASALTGGATANVVTSPGSGSPNRLLKLVP from the coding sequence ATGGCACAACTGCGTAGCAAGAACTTCCGGTTCGCCGCGATAACCGGCCTGGCGACCGCCGCCCTCGTCGGCGGACTCACCGCCCTCCCCGCCCAGGCCGCTCCGGCCGAGGGCAAGGTCCTGGCCGCCGGCTCCCCCACCGCCGTCAAGGACAGCTACATCGTCACGCTGAAGAGGAGCGCCGGCCTCAAGGCGGCCTCCGGTGCCGGCAAGAGCCTGGTCAAGGAGTACGGCGGCTCGGTGGACAAGACGTTCGGCACCGCGCTGAACGGCTACTCCGCCACCCTCTCCGCGACCGAGGCCAGACGCCTCGCCGCCGACCCGGCCGTCGCCTCCGTCGAGCAGAACCAGCGCGTCCGGCTGGCCGACACCACGCAGACCAGCGCCCCCTGGGGCCTGGACCGCATCGACCAGGCCGCGCTTCCGCTCTCGGGCACCTACACCTACCCGGACAGCGCCGGCAGCGGTGTGACGGCGTACGTCATCGACACCGGTGTGCGCATCACCCACCAGCAGATCAGCGGTCGGGCCGCCTACGGCTACGACGCCGTCGACGGCGACACCACCGCCTCCGACGGCAACGGCCACGGCACCCATGTGGCCACGACGATCGCGGGCAGCACCTACGGCGTCGCCAAGAAGGCGAACATCGTCGCGGTCCGGGTGCTGGACAACAGCGGCTCCGGCACCACGGCGGGCGTGATCGCCGGCATCGACTGGGTGACGGCGAACCACTCCGGCCCCTCGGTCGCCAACATGTCGCTCGGCGGCTCCGCCTCCACGTCGCTGGACACCGCGGTCGCGAACTCCATCGCGAGCGGGGTGACCTACGCGGTCGCGGCCGGCAACAGCAGCGCGAACGCCTCCTCGTACTCCCCGGCCCGCGTCGCCACCGCGATCACGGTCGGCGCGACCACCAGCTCCGACGCCCGGGCAAGCTACTCCAACTACGGCTCGGTGCTGGACATCTTCGCGCCTGGTTCGTCGATCATCGCGGGCTACAACACCAGCGACACCGCCACCGCCACGCTCTCCGGCACCTCGATGGCCACCCCGCACGTCGCCGGCGCCGCCGCGGTCTACCTGGCGAGCCACACCTCGGCCACCCCGGCCGCGGTGGCCTCCGCACTCACCGGCGGCGCCACCGCCAACGTGGTCACCAGCCCCGGCAGCGGCTCCCCGAACCGGCTGCTGAAGCTCGTTCCGTGA
- a CDS encoding SGNH/GDSL hydrolase family protein yields the protein MRRSRLSVYVASLLLAVGTALTGAATAQAADSAAIGGYVALGDSYSSGLGSGSYISSSGDCKRSTKAYPYLWAAANSPSSFDFTACSGAQTGDVTASQLGPLSSATALVSISIGGNDAGFADIMTTCVLQSDSACVSRINTAKAFVDSTLPGRLDTVYSAIRAKAPTAHVVVLGYPRFYKLGATGCLGLSETKRKALNGAADYIDAAAEKRALNHGFAFGDVRTTFTGHELCSGSSWMHAVNWLNIPESYHPTAAGQSGGYLPVLNSAA from the coding sequence ATGAGACGTTCCCGACTTTCCGTATACGTCGCCTCACTCCTCCTCGCCGTCGGCACCGCCCTCACCGGGGCAGCCACCGCGCAGGCCGCCGACTCCGCCGCGATCGGCGGGTACGTGGCCCTCGGCGACTCCTACTCCTCGGGCCTCGGCTCGGGCAGCTACATCAGCTCCAGCGGCGACTGCAAGCGCAGCACGAAGGCGTACCCCTACCTGTGGGCGGCCGCCAACTCACCCTCGTCGTTCGACTTCACCGCCTGCTCGGGCGCTCAAACGGGTGATGTGACCGCGAGTCAACTCGGTCCGCTCAGCTCCGCCACCGCACTGGTGTCCATCTCGATCGGCGGCAACGACGCCGGTTTCGCGGACATCATGACGACCTGTGTGCTCCAGTCCGACAGCGCGTGCGTCTCACGCATCAACACCGCCAAGGCGTTCGTCGACTCCACACTGCCCGGCCGGCTCGACACCGTGTACTCGGCCATCCGGGCCAAGGCCCCCACCGCCCATGTGGTCGTGCTGGGCTACCCGCGCTTCTACAAGCTGGGCGCGACGGGGTGCCTCGGCCTGTCCGAGACCAAGCGCAAGGCGCTCAACGGAGCCGCCGACTACATCGACGCGGCCGCCGAGAAGCGCGCCCTGAACCACGGGTTCGCCTTCGGTGACGTACGGACCACCTTCACCGGGCACGAACTCTGCTCCGGCAGCTCGTGGATGCACGCCGTCAACTGGCTCAACATCCCCGAGTCGTACCACCCGACGGCCGCGGGCCAGTCGGGTGGCTATCTCCCGGTCCTGAACAGCGCGGCCTGA